One window from the genome of Cryobacterium sp. GrIS_2_6 encodes:
- the coaE gene encoding dephospho-CoA kinase: MYLIGLTGGIASGKSTVASALAEYGAVVVDADRLAREVVEPGTPVLAAIATEFGTALVAPDGALDRQALGAIVFGDPAALARLNAIVHPAVRSLTNERIRAAGLANPSAVVVYDVPLLVEAAVEHWFDLVVVTQATPETRMQRMVDLRRMSQEDAAQRIRNQADDAERLAIADVVIDTDGTLEDTLRQVDELWERVRSAGSSAGTESVGGRI, from the coding sequence GTGTACCTCATTGGACTGACCGGCGGGATCGCATCCGGCAAGAGCACCGTTGCGAGCGCCCTCGCGGAATATGGGGCCGTCGTCGTCGATGCGGATCGCCTCGCCCGCGAGGTCGTCGAACCCGGCACCCCCGTCCTGGCGGCGATCGCGACGGAGTTCGGCACCGCTCTTGTCGCACCGGACGGTGCGCTGGACCGGCAGGCGCTCGGAGCGATCGTTTTCGGCGACCCGGCAGCGCTGGCCCGGCTCAACGCGATCGTGCACCCCGCCGTGCGGTCGCTCACGAACGAACGCATCCGTGCAGCGGGGCTGGCGAATCCCTCGGCTGTGGTCGTCTACGACGTACCCCTTCTGGTCGAGGCGGCCGTCGAGCATTGGTTCGACCTCGTTGTCGTCACCCAGGCGACTCCGGAGACCCGGATGCAACGGATGGTCGACCTGCGCCGGATGAGCCAGGAGGACGCGGCCCAGCGCATCCGCAACCAGGCCGATGATGCCGAACGGCTTGCGATCGCGGACGTCGTGATCGACACCGACGGCACCCTCGAAGACACCCTGCGACAGGTCGACGAGCTGTGGGAACGAGTGCGGAGCGCCGGAAGCTCTGCGGGCACCGAGAGTGTCGGTGGTCGAATCTAG
- the uvrB gene encoding excinuclease ABC subunit UvrB, whose translation MEPTRSVHPFEVVSEYTPSGDQPTAIKELAERINAGETDIVLLGATGTGKSATTAWLIEQVQRPTLVLAHNKTLAAQLVNEFRELMPNNAIEYFVSYYDYYQPEAYVPQTDTFIEKDSSINAEVERLRHSTTNSLLSRRDVVVVSTVSCIYGLGTPEGYMEAMIALQIGQKVDRDWLIRKFVAMQYQRNDVDFSRGHFRVRGDTIEIIPMYEELAIRIEMFGDEIEALYSLHPLTGDIVRKLESVSVFPGSHYVASTETMQRAIVTIQEELAERLGQLEREGKLLEAQRLRMRTTFDLEMMEQIGFCSGIENYSRHIDQRSPGEAPHCLLDYFPDDFLMVIDESHVTVPQIGAMYEGDSSRKRTLVEHGFRLPSALDNRPLKFNEFKDRVGQTVYLSATPGKYEMGIADGIVEQIIRPTGLIDPQIIVKPSKGQIDDLLEEIHKRVALNERVLVTTLTKKMAEELTDFLTEAGVRVRYLHSDVDTLRRVELLTELRAGVYDVLVGINLLREGLDLPEVSLVAILDADKEGFLRSATSLIQTIGRAARNVSGEVHMYADRLTASMERAIDETDRRREKQVAYNTLHGIDPTPLRKRIGDITDILAREEADTAELLAGRDARRKVAATPLRTGIAANGANDLESIIADLSGQMLEAAGELKFELAARLRDEVSELKRELRQMEKAGHI comes from the coding sequence ATGGAACCCACGCGATCCGTACATCCCTTTGAGGTCGTGAGCGAATACACGCCCAGCGGCGACCAGCCGACCGCGATCAAAGAACTCGCCGAGCGCATCAACGCCGGTGAAACCGACATCGTGCTCCTCGGAGCCACCGGAACCGGCAAGTCCGCGACGACCGCCTGGCTGATCGAGCAGGTGCAGCGCCCCACACTCGTGCTCGCCCACAACAAGACCCTCGCAGCCCAGCTCGTCAACGAGTTCCGCGAGCTGATGCCGAACAACGCCATCGAGTACTTCGTGTCGTACTACGACTACTACCAGCCGGAAGCGTACGTCCCGCAGACGGACACCTTCATCGAGAAGGACTCCTCGATCAACGCCGAGGTCGAGCGGCTCAGGCACTCCACCACGAACTCGCTCCTGAGCCGCCGCGACGTCGTCGTCGTCTCCACCGTGTCCTGCATCTACGGCCTCGGCACGCCGGAAGGCTACATGGAAGCGATGATCGCGCTCCAGATCGGGCAGAAGGTCGACCGGGACTGGCTGATCCGGAAGTTCGTGGCGATGCAGTACCAGCGAAACGACGTGGACTTCTCCAGGGGCCACTTCCGGGTGCGCGGCGACACTATCGAGATCATCCCGATGTACGAGGAACTCGCGATCCGGATCGAGATGTTCGGTGATGAGATCGAGGCGCTCTACAGCCTGCACCCGCTCACCGGTGACATCGTCCGCAAGCTCGAGTCTGTGTCCGTCTTCCCCGGCTCGCACTACGTCGCGAGCACGGAGACCATGCAGCGGGCCATCGTCACCATCCAGGAAGAACTCGCCGAACGACTCGGCCAGCTCGAACGGGAAGGCAAACTGCTCGAGGCACAGCGACTGCGGATGCGCACGACCTTCGACCTCGAAATGATGGAACAGATCGGCTTCTGCTCCGGCATCGAGAACTACTCCCGTCACATCGACCAGCGGTCGCCGGGGGAGGCCCCGCACTGTCTCCTCGACTATTTCCCCGATGATTTCCTGATGGTCATCGACGAGTCCCACGTCACCGTCCCACAGATCGGCGCGATGTACGAGGGCGACTCCTCCCGCAAGCGCACACTGGTCGAGCACGGCTTCCGGCTCCCGAGCGCGCTCGACAACCGGCCGCTCAAGTTCAATGAATTCAAGGACAGGGTCGGCCAGACCGTCTACCTGTCCGCCACGCCCGGAAAATACGAGATGGGCATCGCCGACGGCATCGTCGAACAGATCATCCGCCCGACCGGGCTCATCGACCCGCAGATCATCGTGAAGCCGTCCAAGGGGCAGATCGACGACCTCCTCGAAGAGATCCACAAGCGCGTCGCACTCAACGAGCGGGTACTCGTCACGACCCTCACCAAGAAGATGGCCGAGGAACTCACGGACTTCCTCACCGAGGCCGGCGTCCGGGTGCGCTACCTGCACTCCGACGTCGACACCCTGCGCCGGGTCGAGCTCCTCACCGAGCTCCGCGCGGGCGTGTATGACGTTCTCGTCGGCATCAATCTCCTCCGGGAGGGCCTCGACCTGCCAGAGGTGTCGCTCGTCGCAATCCTCGACGCCGACAAGGAAGGGTTCCTGCGCTCCGCAACCTCCCTCATCCAGACCATCGGCCGGGCCGCCCGGAACGTCTCCGGCGAGGTGCACATGTACGCCGACCGGCTCACCGCCTCGATGGAACGCGCGATCGATGAGACCGACCGCCGCCGCGAAAAGCAGGTCGCCTACAACACCCTGCACGGCATCGACCCCACTCCGCTCCGCAAACGGATCGGCGACATCACCGACATCCTCGCGCGGGAAGAGGCCGACACGGCCGAGCTCCTCGCCGGTCGCGACGCCCGGCGCAAGGTCGCGGCGACTCCGCTCCGCACCGGCATCGCCGCGAACGGCGCCAACGACCTCGAATCGATCATCGCCGACCTCAGCGGCCAGATGCTCGAGGCCGCGGGCGAGCTCAAGTTCGAACTCGCTGCCCGGCTCCGGGACGAGGTCTCCGAACTCAAGCGCGAACTCCGCCAGATGGAGAAGGCCGGGCACATCTGA
- the uvrA gene encoding excinuclease ABC subunit UvrA, translating to MSISKVTSGSKLSVRGARVHNLHNVDLEIPRDSLVVFTGLSGSGKSSLAFDTIFAEGQRRYVESLSAYARQFLGQVDRPDVDFIEGLSPAVSIDQKSTNRNPRSTVGTITEVYDYMRLLWARIGVPHCADCGEVIQAQTVQQIADQLMELPQGTRYQILSPVVSQKKGEFVDLIKELAAGGYSRAMVDGTQIQLSEPPTLKKQLKHDISVVVDRLVAAPELLSRLTDSLETALKLTDGIVQINYVDAEGDAAWQSYSEKLSCPNNHPVQLTEIEPRTFSFNAPFGACPECSGLGTRMSVDQDLLLGDPELSIAEGVVLPWTTQGKGLFQYYEKLLDGLAHDLDFSLDTPWGELTPDVQNAVLRGDNFEVRVKWKNRYGREMSYTSGFEGVVPYIERQYLQAESDTQRARWGEYLREIDCPVCSGTRLKPEVLAVLIHGSSIADVCNLSLADARSFMDLLELTDREAMIAAQVLREIKARLDFLIRVGLNYLNLARAAASLSGGEAQRIRLATQIGSGLTGVLYVLDEPSIGLHQRDNRRLIETLVALRDLGNTLIVVEHDEDTIKMADWIVDIGPGAGVNGGHVVHSGSYASLLENRESLTGDYLAGRKSIETPETRRPIDPDRQISVIGAEANNLKKVSVMFPLGTFTAVTGVSGSGKSSLVNDILYRVLANRLNGARKLPGKHTRVTGLEQLDKVIHVDQAPIGRTPRSNPATYTGVFDKIRTLFSETIEAKARGYLPGRFSFNVKGGRCEACSGDGTIKIEMNFLPDVYVACEVCGGARYNRDTLTVHYKGKNIAEVLDMPISEAAEFFEPISAIHRFLKTLVEVGLGYVRLGQSATTLSGGEAQRVKLATELQRRSNGRSVYVLDEPTTGLHFEDVRKLLLVLNSLVDKGNTVIVIEHNLDVIKSADWVIDLGPEGGSGGGRVLATGTPEHIATVKKSHTGTFLKEILAAR from the coding sequence GTGTCAATTTCCAAGGTAACGTCCGGGTCCAAGCTCAGTGTCCGAGGTGCGCGTGTGCACAACCTGCACAACGTCGATTTGGAGATCCCCAGGGATTCCCTGGTCGTCTTCACGGGGCTGTCCGGTTCCGGTAAGTCCTCACTCGCGTTCGACACCATCTTCGCGGAGGGGCAACGCCGCTACGTCGAGTCGCTCTCCGCTTACGCACGCCAGTTCCTCGGCCAGGTCGACCGGCCGGACGTCGACTTCATCGAGGGGCTCAGCCCCGCCGTCTCGATCGACCAGAAGTCGACCAACCGCAACCCACGGTCGACGGTCGGCACGATCACCGAGGTCTACGACTACATGCGCCTGCTCTGGGCCCGCATCGGAGTGCCGCACTGCGCAGACTGCGGCGAGGTCATCCAGGCCCAGACCGTTCAGCAGATCGCCGACCAGCTCATGGAACTTCCGCAGGGCACCCGGTACCAGATCCTGAGCCCGGTCGTCTCCCAGAAGAAGGGCGAGTTCGTCGACCTGATCAAGGAACTCGCCGCCGGCGGCTACTCTCGCGCCATGGTCGACGGCACCCAGATCCAGCTCAGCGAACCGCCGACGCTCAAGAAGCAGCTCAAGCACGACATCTCCGTGGTCGTCGACCGCCTCGTCGCGGCGCCGGAACTCCTCAGCCGCCTGACCGACTCCCTCGAGACCGCGCTCAAGCTCACCGACGGCATCGTCCAGATCAACTACGTCGACGCGGAGGGTGACGCGGCGTGGCAGAGCTACTCCGAGAAGCTCTCCTGCCCGAACAACCACCCCGTGCAGCTCACCGAGATCGAACCGCGCACCTTCTCCTTCAACGCGCCCTTCGGCGCCTGCCCCGAGTGCTCCGGCCTCGGCACGCGGATGTCAGTCGACCAGGATCTCCTTCTCGGCGACCCTGAGCTCAGCATCGCGGAGGGTGTCGTGCTGCCCTGGACCACCCAGGGCAAGGGACTCTTCCAGTACTACGAGAAACTGCTCGACGGCCTCGCGCACGACCTCGACTTCTCCCTCGACACCCCCTGGGGCGAACTCACGCCCGACGTGCAGAATGCCGTGCTCCGTGGCGATAACTTCGAGGTCCGCGTGAAGTGGAAGAATCGCTACGGCCGCGAGATGAGCTATACCTCCGGCTTCGAGGGCGTCGTGCCGTACATCGAACGCCAGTACCTGCAGGCGGAGTCCGACACCCAGCGGGCCCGCTGGGGCGAGTACCTCCGCGAGATCGACTGCCCGGTCTGCTCGGGCACCCGGCTCAAGCCAGAGGTCCTCGCCGTGCTGATCCACGGCTCGAGCATCGCGGATGTCTGCAACCTGAGCCTCGCGGACGCCAGGTCGTTCATGGACCTGCTCGAACTGACCGACCGTGAGGCCATGATCGCGGCCCAGGTCCTCCGCGAGATCAAGGCGCGGCTGGACTTCCTGATCCGGGTCGGCCTCAACTATCTGAACCTGGCCCGCGCAGCCGCGAGCCTCTCCGGCGGAGAGGCCCAGCGCATCCGCCTGGCCACGCAGATCGGCTCCGGGCTGACCGGGGTGCTCTACGTGCTCGACGAGCCGAGTATCGGCCTGCACCAGCGGGACAACCGGCGACTCATCGAGACCCTCGTCGCCCTCCGCGACCTCGGCAACACCCTCATCGTCGTCGAACACGATGAGGACACCATCAAGATGGCCGATTGGATCGTCGACATCGGTCCCGGCGCCGGCGTGAACGGCGGCCACGTCGTGCACTCCGGCTCCTACGCGAGCCTGCTGGAGAACCGGGAGTCGCTCACGGGAGACTACCTCGCCGGCCGCAAGTCGATCGAGACGCCGGAGACGCGCCGGCCGATCGACCCTGACCGCCAGATCAGCGTGATCGGGGCGGAGGCGAACAACCTCAAGAAGGTGTCCGTGATGTTCCCGCTCGGCACCTTCACCGCCGTCACCGGCGTGAGCGGCTCCGGCAAGTCTTCCCTCGTCAACGACATCCTCTACCGGGTGCTCGCCAACCGGTTGAACGGCGCCCGCAAGCTGCCCGGCAAGCACACCAGGGTCACCGGGCTCGAGCAGCTGGACAAGGTCATCCACGTCGACCAGGCCCCGATCGGGCGCACCCCCCGGTCCAACCCGGCGACGTACACGGGCGTGTTCGACAAGATCCGCACCCTGTTCTCGGAGACGATCGAGGCGAAGGCGCGCGGCTACCTGCCCGGCCGGTTCAGCTTCAACGTCAAAGGCGGCCGCTGCGAAGCCTGCTCCGGCGACGGCACGATCAAGATCGAGATGAACTTCCTGCCCGACGTCTATGTCGCGTGCGAGGTCTGCGGGGGAGCGCGGTACAACCGCGACACCCTCACCGTTCACTACAAGGGCAAGAACATCGCAGAGGTCCTCGACATGCCGATCAGCGAGGCTGCGGAATTCTTCGAGCCGATCTCGGCGATCCACCGCTTCCTGAAGACCCTCGTCGAGGTCGGACTCGGCTATGTGCGCCTCGGCCAGAGCGCCACGACGCTCTCCGGCGGTGAGGCGCAGCGCGTCAAGCTCGCCACCGAACTCCAGCGGCGCTCGAACGGCCGCAGCGTCTACGTGCTTGACGAACCCACGACAGGGCTGCACTTCGAAGACGTGCGCAAGCTCCTGCTGGTGCTCAACAGCCTCGTCGACAAGGGCAACACCGTGATCGTGATCGAGCACAACCTCGACGTGATCAAATCGGCCGACTGGGTGATCGACCTCGGGCCAGAGGGCGGGTCCGGCGGCGGGCGCGTGCTCGCGACCGGAACGCCGGAGCACATCGCGACCGTCAAGAAGAGCCACACGGGCACCTTCCTCAAAGAGATCCTGGCGGCGCGCTAA
- the uvrC gene encoding excinuclease ABC subunit UvrC: MSDALSYRPKAGEIPTVPGVYRFRDETGRVLYVGKAKNLRARLSNYFAPLSSLHERTRRMVTTAASVEWTTVGTEVEALQLEWTWINEFDPPFNVQFKDDKSYPYLAVTLADEAPRALVTRTTGIRGARYFGPYPKVWAVHETIDLMLKAFPIRTCNNANYKRSMQSGKPCFAGQIGRCFGPCSQKVSIEEHRVIVDEFVSFMASQDRTMINRLTNEMKAAALGQQYELAAKRRDQVKALTNVLEKSAVVLRDNVDIDLFAVEEDELAAAVQLFIVRGGRIRGVRGWVVDKELDLTTGELIDSLLQTAYSRDAVPPREVVVPLLPDDSAALEEWLGGIAGRKVHLVAAQRGEKAALLATATQNARQALMLYKTRRSSDFVARSKALEDIQEALGMDSAPLRMECYDVSHLSGTNIVASMVVFEDGLPRTDEYRRFSIPESTDDTDSIYRTLTRRLAYLVPDDGPAADAGTEPPTDPAGESAEAPARRKKFRYQPNLLIVDGGQPQVAAAARALRESGVTGIQLCGIAKRLEEIWLPDSDYPVILPRNSDALFLIQRIRDEAHRFAITHQRARRKRDIATVLGEIGGLGPARVKVLLQHFGSVARLKEAPIEAIAEVRGIGPGLAATIHQHFRA, encoded by the coding sequence ATGTCGGACGCGTTGAGCTATCGGCCGAAGGCGGGGGAGATCCCCACGGTCCCTGGCGTGTACCGCTTTCGCGACGAGACCGGGCGGGTGCTCTACGTCGGCAAGGCCAAGAACCTGCGCGCGCGCCTCAGCAACTACTTCGCGCCCCTCAGCAGCCTGCACGAGCGCACCCGGCGCATGGTCACGACGGCCGCGTCCGTCGAGTGGACCACCGTCGGAACCGAGGTCGAGGCCCTCCAACTCGAGTGGACCTGGATCAACGAGTTCGACCCGCCGTTCAACGTGCAGTTCAAGGACGACAAGTCCTATCCCTATCTTGCCGTGACCCTCGCCGACGAGGCGCCGCGCGCCCTCGTCACCCGCACCACCGGCATCCGCGGCGCGCGTTATTTCGGCCCATACCCCAAGGTCTGGGCCGTTCACGAGACGATCGACCTGATGCTCAAGGCCTTTCCGATCCGCACCTGCAACAACGCCAACTACAAACGCTCCATGCAATCGGGGAAGCCGTGTTTCGCCGGCCAGATCGGCCGCTGCTTCGGCCCGTGCTCCCAGAAGGTCTCGATCGAGGAGCACCGCGTCATCGTCGACGAATTCGTGAGCTTCATGGCGAGCCAGGACCGCACCATGATCAACCGGCTGACCAACGAGATGAAGGCCGCCGCCCTCGGCCAGCAGTACGAGCTCGCGGCCAAACGGCGGGATCAGGTCAAGGCGCTCACGAACGTGCTCGAGAAGAGTGCGGTCGTGCTGCGCGACAACGTCGACATCGACCTGTTCGCCGTCGAGGAGGACGAGCTCGCTGCGGCTGTGCAGCTGTTCATCGTGCGCGGCGGCCGGATCCGCGGTGTCCGCGGCTGGGTCGTCGACAAGGAGCTCGACCTAACCACAGGGGAGCTCATCGATTCCCTGCTGCAGACCGCATACTCCAGGGACGCCGTGCCGCCGCGGGAGGTTGTCGTGCCCTTGCTTCCCGACGACTCCGCAGCGCTCGAAGAATGGCTCGGCGGCATCGCCGGGCGCAAGGTGCACCTCGTGGCCGCCCAGCGCGGCGAGAAGGCCGCGCTGCTCGCGACGGCCACCCAGAACGCACGGCAGGCACTGATGCTCTACAAGACCCGCCGCAGCTCCGACTTCGTCGCACGCTCCAAGGCGCTCGAGGACATCCAGGAGGCGCTCGGTATGGACTCGGCGCCGCTCCGAATGGAGTGTTATGACGTCTCTCATCTGAGCGGCACGAACATCGTCGCCTCGATGGTGGTCTTCGAAGACGGGCTTCCCCGCACGGACGAATACCGGCGCTTCAGCATCCCGGAGTCCACAGACGACACCGACTCGATCTACCGCACCCTGACCAGGCGTCTCGCCTACCTCGTACCCGACGACGGCCCTGCAGCGGATGCCGGCACGGAGCCCCCCACGGATCCCGCGGGTGAGTCGGCGGAGGCGCCGGCCAGACGGAAGAAGTTCCGGTACCAGCCGAACCTCCTGATCGTCGACGGCGGCCAGCCGCAGGTCGCGGCGGCGGCCAGGGCGCTTCGCGAATCCGGGGTCACCGGCATCCAGCTGTGCGGCATCGCCAAGCGCCTCGAGGAGATCTGGCTGCCGGACTCGGACTATCCCGTCATCCTGCCGCGCAACAGCGACGCCCTCTTCCTCATCCAGCGGATCCGCGACGAGGCCCACCGCTTCGCGATCACCCACCAGCGTGCCCGCCGCAAACGCGACATCGCAACGGTCCTCGGCGAGATCGGCGGCCTCGGCCCGGCACGGGTCAAAGTGCTACTGCAGCATTTCGGATCCGTCGCCCGGCTCAAAGAGGCCCCCATCGAGGCAATCGCTGAGGTCCGCGGCATCGGACCAGGCCTCGCGGCGACGATCCACCAGCACTTTCGCGCCTGA
- the rapZ gene encoding RNase adapter RapZ: MTENDKQEMLIVTGMSGAGRSTVANALEDLGWYVVDNLPPQMLRPLVELAGKAGTSLPKIAAVVDIRGRDFFADFQEIVQSLRNSSQLRVIFLEARDDVLVRRFESVRRPHPLQGDGTILDGIDAERTRLRAVRESCDMVIDTSDLNIHQLATTISERFAAEDAAGVHVTVMSFGFKYGLPTDVDMVADVRFLPNPFWVPELRSHTGQDPEVRDYVLAQEGALDFIEHYSLALAPVLAGYQRENKRHATIAIGCTGGKHRSVAMARELARRIGDLPGVAISLKNRDLGRE, translated from the coding sequence ATGACGGAGAACGACAAGCAGGAAATGCTTATCGTCACGGGAATGTCCGGGGCCGGGCGTTCGACAGTGGCCAACGCCCTCGAAGACCTCGGCTGGTACGTCGTCGACAACCTTCCGCCGCAAATGCTGCGTCCGCTCGTCGAACTCGCCGGCAAGGCTGGGACGAGCCTGCCCAAGATCGCCGCCGTCGTGGACATCCGTGGTCGTGACTTCTTCGCGGACTTCCAGGAGATCGTGCAGTCCCTCCGCAACAGCTCCCAGTTGCGCGTGATCTTTCTCGAGGCCAGGGACGACGTCCTCGTGCGGCGTTTCGAGTCCGTGCGCCGTCCGCATCCGCTGCAGGGTGACGGCACCATCCTCGATGGCATCGACGCCGAACGCACCCGGTTGCGCGCCGTTCGTGAATCGTGCGACATGGTCATCGACACGTCCGACCTCAACATCCACCAGCTCGCGACGACCATCAGCGAACGCTTCGCCGCCGAAGATGCCGCAGGCGTGCACGTCACGGTCATGAGTTTCGGCTTCAAGTACGGTCTTCCCACGGATGTCGACATGGTCGCCGATGTCCGCTTCCTGCCGAATCCGTTCTGGGTACCCGAACTCCGCTCCCACACCGGACAGGACCCCGAAGTGCGGGACTACGTGCTGGCCCAGGAGGGCGCCCTGGACTTCATCGAGCACTACTCCCTGGCGCTCGCACCGGTGCTGGCGGGCTACCAGCGCGAGAACAAACGCCACGCCACCATCGCCATCGGCTGTACGGGCGGCAAGCATCGTTCGGTGGCGATGGCCCGCGAACTCGCTCGCCGGATCGGCGATCTGCCCGGTGTCGCGATAAGCCTCAAGAATCGCGACCTCGGCCGGGAGTAA